A genome region from Dethiobacter alkaliphilus AHT 1 includes the following:
- the ltrA gene encoding group II intron reverse transcriptase/maturase yields the protein MNVTRNQNNSRKHCKNSGWPQRDSAEHEEYAGALTGPGITENNITNANRPEGGMLEEILTPNNLNQAYKRVKKNKGAGGVDGMSVEELLQYLKANGEEIRQTIKDGKHRPQPVLRVEIPKDDGKKRKLGIPTAVDRVIQQAIAQVLTPIYEPQFSNSSYGFRPKRSTHDAIKACQENIRDGYKYVVDMDLEKFFDTVNQSKLIELLSRSIKDGRVISLIHKYLRAGVITRAGRFEETELGVPQGGPLSPLCGNILLNELDWELERRGHRFVRYADDMLIFCKSKRAAERTLENLTPFIERKLFLKVNREKTKVAYVGKVKFLGYAFYINKNREASLRVHPKSVAKMKAKIRQITSRSNGMGYEQRKLKLKQFITGWVNYFKLADMLNLLKRTDQWLRRRIRMVIWKQWKKVRTKYAMLKKLGIVDWVAWEGANIRKGYWRCARNPIIAKAISAERLKKVGYLNFLDYYESVRA from the coding sequence ATGAATGTTACCAGGAATCAGAATAATAGCAGAAAACACTGTAAAAACAGTGGCTGGCCGCAAAGGGATAGTGCGGAACACGAAGAGTATGCGGGAGCGCTTACTGGTCCCGGGATAACTGAAAACAACATCACCAACGCCAACAGACCCGAAGGTGGAATGCTGGAGGAAATCCTCACCCCAAACAATCTAAACCAAGCTTACAAGCGGGTTAAGAAGAACAAGGGGGCAGGCGGAGTCGATGGGATGAGCGTGGAAGAACTTCTGCAATATCTCAAAGCCAACGGGGAGGAAATCCGGCAGACCATTAAGGACGGGAAACACCGTCCGCAACCCGTATTGCGGGTAGAGATACCCAAAGACGACGGGAAAAAGAGAAAATTGGGAATACCAACAGCCGTAGACCGAGTCATACAGCAGGCAATAGCACAGGTTCTAACGCCGATCTATGAACCACAATTCTCAAACAGTAGTTACGGTTTCCGACCAAAAAGAAGCACGCATGACGCTATCAAAGCGTGTCAGGAGAATATCCGTGATGGATACAAGTACGTGGTAGACATGGACTTGGAAAAATTCTTTGACACAGTAAATCAAAGCAAATTGATAGAACTTTTGTCTCGGAGCATTAAGGACGGAAGAGTAATCTCCCTTATCCATAAATATCTTCGAGCAGGAGTCATCACACGCGCTGGCAGATTTGAGGAAACGGAACTGGGAGTACCGCAGGGGGGACCACTGAGTCCTCTTTGCGGAAACATCCTTCTTAACGAACTGGATTGGGAACTTGAACGAAGAGGGCATAGGTTTGTTCGCTATGCGGACGACATGCTTATCTTCTGTAAGAGTAAAAGAGCGGCAGAAAGAACACTGGAAAATCTAACTCCATTCATAGAGAGGAAACTATTTCTTAAAGTGAATAGGGAGAAGACAAAAGTAGCTTATGTAGGCAAAGTTAAATTCTTAGGTTATGCGTTCTACATTAACAAAAACAGAGAAGCGAGCTTGCGAGTACACCCCAAAAGCGTAGCAAAAATGAAAGCAAAGATACGCCAAATAACATCAAGAAGCAACGGAATGGGGTACGAGCAGAGAAAGTTAAAACTCAAGCAGTTCATAACTGGCTGGGTTAATTACTTTAAACTTGCGGACATGTTGAACCTGTTGAAGAGAACAGACCAATGGTTGCGGAGACGTATCCGAATGGTCATCTGGAAACAGTGGAAAAAGGTAAGAACGAAGTACGCAATGCTCAAGAAATTGGGCATTGTGGACTGGGTGGCGTGGGAAGGCGCAAACATAAGAAAGGGCTACTGGCGTTGTGCCCGTAACCCAATCATTGCCAAAGCCATCTCTGCCGAGAGACTTAAGAAGGTTGGATATCTAAATTTTCTCGACTACTACGAGTCTGTTCGAGCGTAA
- a CDS encoding tyrosine-type recombinase/integrase has translation MKPKAKLYKTGGKRNMARRSKGEGSIYQRSDGRWQGRVVIGKDEQGKTKYQFFYGKTKAEVTKAVKEAVGKVEKGIDINAGKTTFTEWFEIWLASKKNNIKPSTYDTYETFWRVHIKSALGHMKLDKIQPHHVQKLLDEKQGGELSPRSVRYIHTTINTALKSALKQRIISFNPADAELLELPKNTKIKEVKPLTQDDVKAFIATAKEDKFSVAYILSLALGMRKGEVLGLQWENIDFEQKTLTIKNNLTRVKGKGLVLTTPKTASSNRVVLLPEKILTLLSEHGRKQAVEREIAKASGKYSEAEGFDNMVFTYEEGKPVCPRYFERKFKKVLEKAGLSQAGLHSLRHSYGTLQNEAGVNMKAIQATLGHSKASFTMSVYTQNTTELQREATQAVDKWLPL, from the coding sequence ATGAAGCCGAAGGCAAAACTATACAAAACAGGAGGAAAGAGGAACATGGCGAGAAGGTCAAAGGGCGAAGGCTCAATATATCAGAGGTCAGACGGTAGATGGCAGGGCAGGGTAGTTATCGGTAAAGATGAGCAGGGCAAAACAAAATATCAATTCTTTTATGGCAAGACCAAAGCGGAAGTAACGAAAGCAGTTAAGGAAGCAGTTGGTAAGGTAGAAAAAGGAATTGATATTAACGCTGGTAAGACCACGTTTACAGAATGGTTTGAAATATGGTTAGCCAGTAAGAAAAACAATATCAAGCCTTCAACCTATGACACCTATGAAACCTTTTGGCGGGTACACATTAAGTCTGCTTTAGGACACATGAAGTTAGATAAGATTCAGCCTCATCACGTTCAGAAGTTGTTAGATGAGAAGCAGGGCGGGGAGCTATCTCCCAGAAGCGTAAGGTATATACATACCACCATAAACACAGCCTTGAAATCTGCACTCAAGCAGAGAATAATTAGCTTCAATCCTGCGGATGCTGAACTTTTAGAACTGCCAAAGAATACCAAAATCAAAGAGGTTAAGCCATTAACTCAGGATGATGTAAAGGCATTCATTGCAACAGCCAAAGAAGATAAATTCTCAGTAGCCTATATACTCTCATTAGCGTTAGGAATGCGGAAGGGTGAGGTATTAGGGTTACAATGGGAGAATATCGACTTTGAGCAGAAAACACTCACAATTAAAAACAACTTGACGAGGGTAAAGGGTAAGGGTCTTGTCCTGACTACTCCCAAAACAGCCTCATCAAATAGGGTTGTACTGCTTCCCGAAAAGATATTAACTCTCCTGTCAGAACATGGGAGGAAGCAAGCAGTAGAGCGGGAAATTGCGAAAGCAAGCGGGAAGTATAGCGAGGCAGAAGGGTTTGATAACATGGTATTCACCTATGAAGAAGGGAAGCCAGTCTGCCCCCGGTACTTTGAAAGAAAGTTTAAGAAGGTACTTGAAAAGGCAGGGCTAAGTCAGGCAGGGTTACACAGCCTCAGGCATTCATACGGTACATTACAAAATGAAGCCGGGGTAAATATGAAGGCGATTCAAGCCACGTTAGGACATTCAAAAGCAAGTTTTACAATGTCGGTATATACACAAAACACAACAGAATTACAGAGGGAAGCTACTCAGGCAGTAGATAAATGGTTACCCTTATAA
- a CDS encoding helix-turn-helix domain-containing protein: MIREKLTISVEEAGQILGIGRSLAYKLAKERAFPVLPLGRKLVVPTEEFYQWIREKSKTA, encoded by the coding sequence ATGATAAGGGAAAAACTGACAATTAGTGTAGAAGAAGCGGGGCAAATATTAGGAATAGGGCGGTCTTTAGCTTACAAGTTAGCGAAAGAGAGAGCCTTCCCGGTATTACCTTTAGGCAGGAAGCTGGTAGTACCAACAGAGGAGTTTTATCAGTGGATTCGGGAGAAATCAAAAACAGCATAA
- a CDS encoding rolling circle replication-associated protein, with amino-acid sequence MANKRRTTAYWLTLSYKIEPTGDIKKQTKAHLKALMASLRKQGRANQWAYKIICCPSITDPRTKRVKRLHIHLLIEGNPGATIAQYIEKYWSGKTVQRNGKGYGLANYGKCNQSTAGYISYMQEQAIYTWEQTEGELPQERETFESQAPAIIREAGKLSEVYRSLTDTNQLTVETMEKIEQLIEKVKEPEPQKPLRGLFSIPQEQDPSPIINSPVWANMVVWNDFDRGSPLSLRL; translated from the coding sequence ATGGCAAATAAGCGGAGAACTACAGCCTATTGGCTGACCCTATCTTACAAGATAGAGCCAACGGGAGACATTAAGAAGCAGACAAAAGCACACCTTAAAGCGTTAATGGCTTCACTACGGAAGCAGGGGCGGGCTAATCAGTGGGCATACAAAATTATTTGCTGTCCCTCTATCACTGACCCACGGACTAAGAGAGTAAAAAGGCTTCACATTCATTTACTGATTGAAGGAAATCCCGGGGCTACTATTGCCCAGTATATAGAAAAGTATTGGAGCGGGAAAACGGTACAGAGAAACGGCAAGGGCTATGGGCTTGCGAACTACGGCAAATGCAATCAAAGCACAGCCGGGTATATTAGCTACATGCAGGAACAGGCTATCTACACATGGGAACAGACAGAGGGCGAACTTCCACAGGAGCGGGAAACCTTTGAGAGCCAAGCCCCTGCAATCATTAGGGAAGCGGGCAAACTATCAGAAGTATATCGTTCATTAACAGATACTAACCAACTAACTGTAGAAACAATGGAGAAAATTGAACAACTGATTGAAAAAGTTAAAGAGCCAGAGCCACAGAAGCCCCTGAGAGGGCTTTTTTCTATTCCACAGGAGCAAGACCCTTCACCAATCATAAATAGCCCAGTATGGGCAAATATGGTTGTCTGGAATGATTTTGACCGTGGAAGCCCCCTCTCTCTCAGGCTATGA
- a CDS encoding helix-turn-helix domain-containing protein, with amino-acid sequence MEHYTVDNVAKMLSLHPASVRRLVRQGKLNSVRIGNKMYFTIDDILEYVRRNTENK; translated from the coding sequence ATGGAACATTACACCGTGGACAATGTTGCTAAAATGCTTTCACTACACCCGGCAAGCGTTAGGCGGTTAGTACGGCAGGGAAAGTTAAACTCAGTCAGAATTGGCAACAAAATGTATTTCACTATTGATGATATTCTGGAATATGTGAGAAGAAACACCGAAAATAAATAA
- the rsfS gene encoding ribosome silencing factor gives MPQDVEKLVNLVEEAAEEKKANDITILDVGKVSVVADYFVIASGGSRTQVYAIADNIMEKMKEAGYDLLHREGYNEGVWVLLDYGDIVVHIFQPEERSFYNLERLWSHAPRAGNNSPDNNVDNEL, from the coding sequence GTGCCTCAGGACGTAGAAAAGCTGGTTAACCTGGTGGAAGAAGCAGCGGAAGAAAAAAAAGCCAATGATATTACCATTTTGGATGTGGGCAAGGTCTCTGTGGTTGCCGACTACTTTGTCATCGCTTCCGGCGGTTCCCGCACCCAGGTCTATGCCATTGCCGATAACATAATGGAGAAAATGAAAGAAGCCGGCTATGATCTGTTACACAGGGAAGGATATAATGAAGGGGTCTGGGTTCTTCTCGATTACGGCGACATTGTGGTTCACATTTTCCAGCCGGAAGAGAGATCCTTTTATAACCTGGAACGCCTCTGGAGCCATGCTCCCAGGGCAGGAAACAATTCCCCGGATAATAATGTTGATAACGAGCTCTAG
- a CDS encoding LCP family protein has product MSTATRYYTIKTKRRRLKTGRLLFLLALFAFLLVLLFSARFFGALNAIKDQSAWAAELPQPTAGQRENILVFSVTESDVENAVLTGIVLAASDFNANDFRLLNIPEHTLVEPEGQGFMRLSEVYAEGGPKQLMETITSFLNLPLHGYLEINEAYLPTAIDIIDAEVVFSRLHLANGGEVLAMIHDDNLTGAERLESRRQVLSLISAHIMEGGAFSRVQRFLELSPLIRTNLSWRKVLSSMEELRDISFQQAAQLTVLPGQKQVNTDGQYWLADSQSVPELVDWVSSEQSGIPRSQIAVEVLNGSGIQGQANKLAQTLEAEGFTIVHIGNADHSDYEDTQVISRIENMDAAREVAILIRNAQMLKDELPDSDVHVTVIIGKNYSSE; this is encoded by the coding sequence TTGTCCACAGCAACTCGTTATTATACCATTAAAACAAAACGCCGCAGACTAAAGACCGGGCGACTACTCTTTTTGTTAGCCCTGTTTGCTTTTCTTTTGGTCCTGTTATTTAGTGCCCGCTTTTTTGGCGCCTTAAATGCCATAAAGGATCAATCCGCATGGGCAGCAGAGCTGCCTCAGCCCACAGCAGGTCAGCGGGAAAATATTTTGGTTTTCTCTGTCACGGAAAGTGATGTTGAAAATGCAGTACTAACGGGTATAGTGCTGGCCGCCTCCGATTTTAACGCAAATGATTTTCGCCTGCTTAATATCCCTGAGCACACACTGGTAGAGCCGGAAGGGCAAGGCTTTATGCGTCTGTCAGAGGTATATGCAGAAGGTGGCCCCAAACAGCTGATGGAAACGATTACAAGCTTTCTGAACCTTCCTTTGCACGGATACCTGGAGATAAATGAAGCATATTTGCCAACCGCCATAGACATCATCGATGCGGAGGTAGTTTTTTCCCGCCTGCACTTGGCAAACGGCGGGGAGGTATTGGCCATGATTCATGATGACAATCTGACCGGAGCTGAAAGGTTAGAGAGCCGCCGTCAGGTATTGTCGCTAATTTCAGCCCATATCATGGAAGGCGGCGCCTTCAGCCGGGTACAGCGTTTTCTGGAATTGTCGCCCTTAATTCGCACCAATCTTTCCTGGCGCAAAGTCTTATCTTCCATGGAAGAGCTCAGAGACATTTCTTTTCAGCAAGCTGCGCAATTAACTGTACTTCCCGGCCAAAAACAGGTAAATACCGACGGACAATATTGGCTGGCCGACAGCCAATCTGTTCCCGAGCTGGTTGACTGGGTAAGCAGTGAACAGTCCGGTATTCCCAGAAGCCAAATTGCCGTTGAGGTATTAAACGGCAGTGGAATACAGGGGCAGGCCAACAAGTTGGCACAAACGCTGGAAGCAGAAGGATTCACCATCGTACATATCGGTAATGCTGACCACTCAGATTATGAAGACACTCAGGTAATCAGCCGTATCGAGAATATGGATGCGGCGCGGGAAGTGGCCATTCTTATACGAAATGCACAAATGCTTAAAGATGAACTCCCTGACAGCGATGTTCATGTAACAGTGATAATTGGGAAAAACTATAGCAGTGAATAA
- the yqeK gene encoding bis(5'-nucleosyl)-tetraphosphatase (symmetrical) YqeK — protein MSNKRVQQQIKKSLSPELYQHSVGVAEMAVILAKQLGYDEKKAYLAGLLHDCARDWTERDLLRYAEKNGIEADKFSQKYPVLLHAAVGAAYVQDWGVDDNEILAAIRNHTLGYPGMSLLEQITYVADKIEQGRTYPGVEELRRTVHADFYQGLLAVAEQSISYILHKRQPLHPATISFWNWLVGQSKGE, from the coding sequence ATGTCAAACAAACGTGTGCAGCAGCAAATAAAAAAGTCACTGTCTCCGGAATTATACCAACATTCAGTTGGTGTGGCGGAGATGGCGGTCATTCTGGCAAAACAATTGGGCTATGACGAAAAAAAAGCCTATCTTGCCGGCTTGCTCCATGATTGCGCGCGCGACTGGACTGAAAGGGATCTGCTGCGTTATGCGGAAAAAAACGGCATTGAAGCAGACAAGTTCTCACAGAAATATCCTGTTTTATTGCATGCCGCAGTGGGAGCAGCCTATGTGCAAGATTGGGGAGTCGATGATAATGAGATTCTTGCCGCCATCCGTAATCATACTTTAGGCTATCCAGGGATGTCGCTCCTTGAGCAGATTACCTATGTAGCCGATAAAATTGAACAGGGACGAACTTATCCCGGCGTGGAAGAGTTGCGCCGCACTGTACATGCTGATTTTTACCAGGGTTTGTTGGCTGTTGCAGAACAAAGTATTTCCTACATCCTCCATAAAAGGCAACCACTTCATCCAGCGACCATTAGTTTCTGGAACTGGCTGGTGGGACAAAGTAAAGGGGAGTAG
- a CDS encoding RNA recognition motif domain-containing protein: protein MPKTIYVGNIPWSTTEDQLREYFSEHGQVLNARIITERATGRSKGYGFVEVPEEDAEKMIEMNGTELEGRKLVVNEAKPRPE, encoded by the coding sequence GTGCCGAAAACAATTTATGTAGGAAATATTCCATGGTCTACTACTGAAGACCAATTGCGTGAGTATTTCAGCGAACATGGCCAGGTGCTCAATGCCAGAATCATCACCGAGCGGGCCACAGGCCGCTCCAAGGGATATGGCTTTGTTGAAGTGCCGGAAGAAGACGCAGAAAAGATGATTGAAATGAACGGAACAGAACTGGAGGGTAGAAAGTTAGTCGTTAATGAGGCTAAACCACGACCCGAATAG
- the nadD gene encoding nicotinate-nucleotide adenylyltransferase, which translates to MTIQKNPGKLSVGIMGGTFDPIHMAHLVTAEEVRIQFDLDRVVFVPSGNPPHKEARNVSDQEHRYLMTELATISNPYFSVSRVEIDRPDEELTYTIDTIRYFHRHFEGKANIYFITGADAILEILTWKDYRELLSICSFIAVTRPGYCLSKLEETIGAACPEALCNIDILEIPAVAISSTLIRSRVAEGKPIKYLAPEAVTQYIIKHGLYR; encoded by the coding sequence ATGACGATACAGAAAAACCCGGGTAAACTTTCCGTGGGCATCATGGGAGGCACTTTTGACCCCATCCATATGGCCCATTTGGTTACTGCCGAAGAGGTCCGGATTCAGTTTGATCTGGACAGGGTGGTTTTTGTGCCCAGCGGTAATCCGCCGCATAAAGAAGCGCGTAATGTAAGCGATCAGGAACACCGGTACCTGATGACGGAATTGGCCACCATCTCCAATCCGTATTTTTCGGTCTCCAGAGTAGAAATTGACCGACCCGACGAAGAGCTGACATATACCATTGATACCATTCGCTATTTTCACCGACACTTTGAAGGGAAGGCAAATATCTATTTCATTACCGGAGCTGATGCCATCCTGGAGATTCTCACCTGGAAGGATTATCGCGAGCTTTTATCCATTTGTTCTTTTATTGCGGTTACGCGCCCCGGCTACTGCTTAAGCAAGCTGGAAGAAACTATAGGTGCGGCTTGTCCGGAAGCGCTATGCAATATCGATATCTTAGAAATCCCCGCAGTGGCCATTTCTTCCACTCTAATCCGCAGCCGCGTAGCAGAGGGCAAACCTATAAAATATCTGGCTCCGGAAGCGGTAACCCAATACATTATTAAGCACGGATTATATCGTTGA
- the obgE gene encoding GTPase ObgE, producing the protein MFVDRTKIYVKGGDGGNGIVAFRREKYVPLGGPDGGDGGRGGDVILKVDQGLRTLLDFRYQQHIRADRGDHGKGSSKHGKGASDTVVKVPPGTQVRDAETEALLADLTEEGETFVVAKGGRGGRGNSRFASSADKAPKYAEKGEPGEERWVWLELKVIADVGLVGFPNAGKSTFLSRVSAARPKVADYPFTTLAPNLGVVDVEGADPFVIADIPGLITGAHQGVGLGHDFLRHVERTRLLVHIVDAAGVDGRDPVDDYHQINDELRLYDERLSRLTQVVAANKTDLPQAEDGLNRLRRELGEDNVFPISAATGAGVRELLYRVSALLAELPQESQMTEDVAVFTPGPDEEETVRIERENDTFTLHGPRLEKLVAMTDFDNEDAVKRFQRLFRLWGHEDALKDAGAKNGDTVRIRDVEFTFWQEQDDE; encoded by the coding sequence TTGTTTGTAGATCGGACAAAAATTTATGTTAAAGGCGGCGACGGGGGCAACGGGATTGTTGCTTTTCGCCGTGAAAAGTATGTACCTCTGGGTGGTCCCGACGGCGGTGACGGCGGGCGCGGAGGCGATGTCATCCTTAAAGTAGATCAGGGTTTACGTACATTGCTCGATTTTCGCTATCAACAACATATACGTGCCGACCGTGGTGATCATGGTAAAGGCAGCAGTAAGCATGGAAAAGGTGCGAGTGACACAGTGGTTAAAGTCCCTCCGGGAACACAGGTCCGTGATGCGGAGACGGAAGCGCTTTTGGCAGACCTGACAGAAGAAGGAGAGACTTTTGTGGTGGCCAAAGGCGGCCGTGGCGGTCGGGGAAATAGCCGTTTTGCCAGCTCAGCCGACAAAGCACCCAAGTATGCCGAAAAGGGTGAACCAGGTGAAGAGCGCTGGGTCTGGCTGGAGTTGAAAGTCATTGCCGATGTGGGCCTGGTGGGATTTCCCAACGCAGGGAAGTCCACCTTCCTTTCCAGGGTTTCTGCTGCACGCCCCAAAGTGGCCGATTACCCTTTTACAACTTTGGCTCCCAATTTGGGTGTGGTTGATGTGGAAGGAGCCGACCCCTTTGTTATTGCCGATATTCCAGGATTAATCACCGGTGCTCACCAGGGCGTAGGCCTGGGCCATGATTTTCTTCGTCACGTGGAGCGTACCCGCCTGCTGGTACATATTGTGGATGCTGCCGGGGTGGACGGCCGGGATCCAGTGGATGATTACCACCAGATAAACGATGAATTAAGGCTTTATGACGAACGCCTGTCCCGTCTGACGCAGGTGGTGGCAGCCAATAAGACCGACTTGCCCCAGGCAGAAGACGGTTTAAACCGGCTGCGCCGGGAACTGGGGGAAGATAACGTTTTCCCCATATCCGCTGCTACCGGAGCAGGGGTCCGGGAGCTTCTGTACCGGGTATCGGCCCTGTTGGCCGAATTGCCCCAAGAGAGCCAAATGACAGAAGATGTTGCCGTATTTACACCCGGCCCTGATGAAGAGGAAACGGTTCGCATAGAAAGAGAAAATGATACATTTACCTTACACGGCCCGCGGCTGGAAAAGCTGGTGGCCATGACCGACTTTGATAACGAAGACGCGGTAAAGCGGTTTCAGCGTCTATTCCGCCTTTGGGGCCATGAAGATGCACTAAAAGATGCGGGAGCCAAAAACGGCGATACAGTTAGAATACGTGATGTTGAATTTACTTTTTGGCAGGAACAGGACGATGAGTAG
- a CDS encoding Spo0B domain-containing protein, whose amino-acid sequence MDNTKEATEKLISLYRHDFLNILQVVGGMAQLNKTDKLMIYIRKASEEVQQFGRFIGCGDPRLALMIYETLLENVAGNYVLQITGTLAVLPDNVLPALEQTLQPVRALLEELGECTLSVAIHGSDSKLQIYIINDANTEVDWQPVLEQAQLHGLQAEVLAKKNELVLCLDKLGPASEK is encoded by the coding sequence ATGGATAATACAAAAGAGGCTACAGAAAAATTAATAAGCCTGTACCGCCACGATTTCTTAAATATTTTACAAGTGGTGGGCGGTATGGCACAATTGAATAAAACGGACAAGCTTATGATATACATACGCAAAGCCAGCGAAGAAGTGCAACAGTTCGGACGATTTATAGGTTGTGGAGACCCCCGACTGGCTCTGATGATTTATGAAACATTATTAGAAAACGTAGCCGGAAATTATGTCCTGCAGATAACTGGTACGCTGGCAGTTTTGCCGGATAACGTGCTGCCAGCACTTGAGCAAACCCTTCAACCGGTGCGCGCTTTGCTGGAGGAGTTAGGTGAATGCACTCTTTCCGTTGCTATTCATGGATCAGACAGTAAGCTCCAAATTTATATTATCAATGATGCAAATACGGAGGTCGACTGGCAACCTGTGTTGGAGCAGGCGCAGTTGCATGGACTGCAGGCAGAGGTTCTTGCCAAAAAGAACGAACTTGTGCTTTGTCTGGATAAGCTAGGCCCGGCAAGTGAAAAATAA
- the rpmA gene encoding 50S ribosomal protein L27, whose translation MNLQLFAHKKGVGSSRNGRDSNPKYLGVKRADGQEVSAGSILVRQRGTKIHPGSNVGRGKDDTLFALVDGVVSFERKGRDKKQVSVYVNGEAV comes from the coding sequence ATGAACCTGCAATTATTTGCACATAAAAAAGGTGTGGGTAGCTCCCGAAATGGTCGCGACAGCAACCCCAAATATTTAGGTGTTAAACGTGCCGATGGTCAGGAAGTATCGGCAGGAAGCATTCTCGTACGTCAGCGCGGAACAAAGATTCATCCCGGCTCAAATGTTGGCCGCGGTAAAGATGATACCCTGTTTGCTCTGGTGGACGGTGTTGTTTCCTTCGAACGGAAGGGCCGCGATAAAAAGCAAGTTAGCGTATATGTAAACGGCGAAGCCGTTTAA
- a CDS encoding ribosomal-processing cysteine protease Prp, with translation MIHVRVKRAGGMISRVTVSGHAGSAPKGEDLICSAVSALVQTFYFSLQRLLQLDVNADVRDGYLAVSIPAEIQAETEAKVALLANSMLVGLEEIDRSYPGFLKVSEE, from the coding sequence GTGATACACGTTCGCGTTAAGCGCGCGGGCGGCATGATCTCCCGGGTAACTGTCAGCGGACATGCAGGCAGTGCGCCAAAAGGGGAGGATCTTATTTGCTCGGCCGTGTCTGCACTGGTACAGACGTTTTATTTCAGTCTGCAGCGTTTACTCCAGTTGGATGTAAATGCAGATGTTAGGGACGGATACCTTGCGGTATCGATTCCTGCGGAAATTCAGGCAGAGACAGAAGCAAAAGTAGCACTACTGGCAAACAGTATGTTGGTGGGACTTGAAGAAATTGACCGGAGTTATCCCGGTTTTCTGAAAGTAAGCGAAGAATAA
- the rplU gene encoding 50S ribosomal protein L21 — protein sequence MYAIIETGGKQYRVEEGSVLDVELLAAEVGTDVGFDRVLAVKKDDKFEVGKPFVQGALVHGKVLEHGKAKKIVVFKYKAKKNYRRKQGHRQPHTRVLIEKIEV from the coding sequence ATGTACGCAATTATTGAAACAGGTGGAAAGCAGTACCGTGTCGAAGAAGGTTCCGTTCTCGACGTGGAGCTCCTGGCTGCCGAAGTAGGAACTGATGTAGGGTTTGACCGTGTACTGGCGGTCAAAAAAGATGACAAGTTTGAAGTGGGTAAGCCGTTTGTACAGGGCGCCTTGGTTCATGGTAAAGTCCTGGAGCATGGCAAAGCCAAAAAGATTGTTGTCTTTAAGTACAAGGCCAAGAAAAACTATCGTCGTAAGCAAGGCCATCGCCAGCCGCACACCCGTGTTCTTATTGAAAAAATCGAGGTGTAA